A genomic region of Pseudochaenichthys georgianus chromosome 12, fPseGeo1.2, whole genome shotgun sequence contains the following coding sequences:
- the rnf208 gene encoding LOW QUALITY PROTEIN: RING finger protein 208 (The sequence of the model RefSeq protein was modified relative to this genomic sequence to represent the inferred CDS: inserted 3 bases in 3 codons; deleted 4 bases in 4 codons; substituted 1 base at 1 genomic stop codon) gives MVPFSCVSVMETEQHSGSSCSHSLYNLQERVNVLPQISAVAIPMDTVKIIQSESSPESSPRELPVPVTQPRYAPPPXVAWTAEVEGEIIVNQACKCDMTLDITGSPRAMLSPSVPVTRRKQSFLAQRKTSATEICYHQFHXKVEDVIXNQYVLRSSSTSSSTSSSSSTWPVMPLRAPGLPHRGHTYNFAGKRPRILSCLHSVCEECLQILYESCPKYKFISCPTCRRETVLFTDYGLAALAINTSILSRLPSDPNGPVQWGGEADRSCYQTVRQYCQSACTCQIAXPLSSCGIM, from the exons ATGGTGCCCTTCTCCTGTGTGAGTGTGATGGAGACGGAGCAACACAGTGGGAGT AGCTGCAGTCACTCTCTCTACAACCTCCAAGAACGTGTGAATGTCCTGCCTCAGATTTCAGCCGTCGCCATCCCCATGGACACCGTGAAGATCATCCAGTCGGAAAGTTCCCCAGAGAGT TCCCCAAGAGAGTTGCCCGTGCCCGTCACCCAGCCGCGCTATGCCCCGCCCC GAGTGGCGTGGACGGCGGAGGTTGAAGGAGAGATCATCGTCAACCAGGCCTGCAAGTGCGACATGACCCTGGACATCACAGGGTCTCCCCGGGCCATGTTGTCCCCATCTGTGCCCGTGACTCGCAGGAAGCAGAGCTTCCTGGCACAGCGCAAAACCAGTGCCACA GAAATCTGCTACCACCAGTTCCACTAAAAGGTGGAAGACGTCA GCAACCAGTACGTGCTGCGCTCGTCGTCCACCTCCTCGTccacctcctcgtcctcctccacgtGGCCCGTCATGCCACTGCGAGCCCCTGGACTGCCCCACCGCGGTCACACCTACAACTTCGCCGGAAAGCGTCCGCGCATCCTCTCCTGCCTGCACTCGGTGTGTGAGGAGTGCCTGCAGATCCTCTACGAGTCCTGTCCCAAGTACAAGTTCATCTCCTGCCCCACGTGCAGGCGCGAGACGGTG TTGTTCACTGACTATGGCCTGGCTGCT CTGGCCATCAACACCAGCATCCTGAGCCGCTTGCCCTCCGACCCCAACGGGCCCGTGCAGTGGGGGGGGGAGGCCGACCGCAGCTGCTACCAGACTGTGCGCCAATACTGCCAGTCAGCCTGCACCTGCCAGATCG ACCCCTTGTCCTCCTGTGGCATCATGTAG
- the LOC117456492 gene encoding uncharacterized protein: protein MEAWVTEGAQGSDSAWLGNNYEDPSMRSSDVGTNIRTESVDSGVETASSVTSLPPTPSSVSADHAELDSFTPERESDSTSQSPILSFPVPPSSSSSSPHLRPSRAQESSTALELKLEQAIKKTDSKCLQNNPKDLLTADVVLRWRPGASFVSKRPTSELLRGQRSESFSHWRTANSAVPTRQFSESYIRPRSASCIKPSVQTRTEDLGAEEGNELSPGLLYLEQVCQMLEEIAKQQMHSRALQMETDALREHQDLEESQALDACQSDSKPSEEDMISCEIQESSEQISSEPQQRRDHPYRLFRQRSASETNISSVHLRKQNADCRGQHRSKDDLLEKEEDDQEIQESEKQEKPKTNKNWKMKFGSFTRESSLRDSKGQQMQSSERNSARRRLSQLFRRKTTKAVTV, encoded by the exons ATGGAGGCATGGGTAACCGAGGGAGCGCAGGGTTCGGACTCAGCATGGCTTGGAAATAATTATGAAGACCCTTCTATGCGTTCATCTGACGTGGGAACGAACATACGCACAGAATCTGTGGACTCTGGAGTGGAGACAGCCAGCTCTGTCACATCCTTACCTCCTACCCCTTCCTCTGTCTCAGCAGATCATGCAGAACTAGACTCTTTTACACCAGAAAGAGAAAGCGACTCAACATCACAGTCTCCTATCCTCTCTTTTCCTGTGcctccctcttcttcctcttcctccccgcACCTCCGACCCAGCAGAGCCCAGGAGAGCTCCACAGCCTTGGAATTAAAATTGGAGCAAGCAATAAAGAAGACTGACTCTAAATGTCTGCAGAACAACCCTAAAGACCTCCTCACAGCGGATGTGGTGCTCAGGTGGCGACCTGGAGCATCTTTTGTATCCAAACGGCCTACATCGGAGTTATTAAGAGGTCAAAGGTCGGAGAGTTTTAGCCACTGGAGGACAGCGAACTCAGCAGTGCCCACAAGGCAGTTTTCAGAATCATACATACGGCCAAGGTCTGCGAGTTGTATAAAGCCGTCAGTTCAGACCAGAACAGAG GACCTTGGTGCAGAGGAGGGGAACGAGCTGAGTCCTGGGCTCCTTTACTTGGAGCAGGTGTGCCAAATGTTAGAAGAGATTGCCAAACAGCAGATGCACAGCCGAGCGTTACAGATGGAGACGGATGCTCTGCGGGAGCATCAAGACCTGGAGGAGAGCCAG GCTCTCGACGCTTGTCAGAGTGACTCTAAACCTTCCGAGGAGGATATGATTTCCTGTGAAATTCAAGAAAGTTCAGAGCAAATCTCCAGTGAACCTCAGCAGCGTAGAGATCATCCTTACAGACTTTTTCGGCAGAGATCGGCTTCAGAGACAAATATTTCATCAGTGCATTTAA GAAAGCAGAATGCAGACTGCAGAGGGCAGCATCGGAGTAAAGATGACCTGCTGGAAAAGGAAGAGGATGACCAGGAAATTCAG GAGTCTGAAAAACAAGAGAAGCCTAAAACCAACAAGAACTGGAAGATGAAATTTGGCTCTTTCACAAGAGAGTCTTCCCTGAGAGATTCAAAGGG CCAACAGATGCAGTCATCTGAGAGAAACTCCGCCCGACGACGGCTGAGCCAGCTGTTCAGGAGGAAGACTACGAAGGCTGTAACCGTGTAA
- the cimip2b gene encoding LOW QUALITY PROTEIN: ciliary microtubule inner protein 2B (The sequence of the model RefSeq protein was modified relative to this genomic sequence to represent the inferred CDS: inserted 2 bases in 1 codon; deleted 2 bases in 1 codon; substituted 1 base at 1 genomic stop codon) — protein MEKNVLLTPDPHYIPGYAGYCPQLKYRVGRSYGQLTAELLTSPQXKHSDQLVLGRGHVTSTGTLRSTSDSNLNRIPGYTGFIPKSQNYFACTYSETCRKALSEFHQDGRAKIQRESTELPAVVNYTNTQVEKPRPHLREISNRPLKSFTPTGKPYFMDDDNPHKYFKTGFTGHVPTSCFLIGKGFPVTTNQALVQFGKQQQTDPTSLSIPGRRESKITPIATIYPXDRGVVPSFTGHIPGYQFMYGQTFGTFPECTGKERHQEEPSAKIIKLSTSIQGTLLAR, from the exons ATGGAGAAAAACGTCCTGCTGACACCTGATCCACATTATATCCCAGG GTACGCAGGGTATTGCCCACAGCTCAAGTACAGAGTGGGGAGATCCTATGGCCAGCTCACAGCTGAGCTGCTGACCAGTCCCCA GAAACACTCTGATCAGCTGGTCCTGGGCAGGGGTCATGTCACCTCCACAGGCACACTGAGAAGCACCTCTGACAGTAACTTGAATAGGATACCAGGATACACAG GCTTCATTCCAAAAAGCCAGAACTACTTTGCCTGCACCTACTCAGAAACATGCCGTAAGGCGCTGTCAGAGTTTCACCAGGATGGGCGTGCCAAGATCCAACGGGAATCGACAGAGCTGCCAGCTGTTGTCAACTACACCAACACACAGGTTGAa AAACCAAGACCCCACTtgagagaaatctccaacaggCCCTTAAAGTCCTTCACCCCCACAGGAAAACCATACTTCATGGATGATGATAACCCACACAAGTACTTTAAAACAG GTTTTACAGGGCATGTGCCAACATCTTGCTTCCTAATTGGCAAAGGCTTCCCTGTCACTACAAACCAGGCACTGGTCCAGTTTGGGAAACAGCAGCAGACTGATCCCACTTCCCTAAGCATCCCGGGAAGGAGGGAAAGTAAAATAACTCCCATTGCTACCATCTATCCATAAGACAGGGGTGTGGTGCCATCCTTCACAGGACACATCCCAG GGTACCAGTTCATGTATGGACAAACCTTTGGC ACTTTCCCAGAATGCACTGGAAAAGAGCGGCATCAAGAGGAACCGTCAGCCAAAATCATAAAACTATCCACTTCAATACAAGGAACATTACTGGCAAGATGA